A genomic window from Ideonella sp. WA131b includes:
- a CDS encoding universal stress protein, whose protein sequence is MKILVAADGSSFTKKMLAYLAAHDDWLGAQHDYTVITAVPAVPPRAAAVIDKTTLKGYYDDSADKVLKPIRSFFGKQGIKADFVGKVGPAADLIADTATKGRFDLVMMGSHGHGTLKNLVLGSVATKVLAQCSTPVLLIR, encoded by the coding sequence ATGAAGATCCTTGTCGCCGCCGACGGCAGCTCGTTCACCAAGAAGATGCTGGCCTATCTGGCGGCCCACGACGACTGGCTCGGTGCCCAGCACGACTACACCGTGATCACCGCCGTGCCCGCCGTGCCGCCGCGCGCCGCGGCGGTGATCGACAAGACCACGCTCAAGGGCTACTACGACGACAGTGCCGACAAGGTGTTGAAGCCCATCCGCAGCTTCTTTGGCAAGCAGGGCATCAAGGCCGACTTCGTGGGCAAGGTAGGCCCGGCCGCAGACCTCATCGCCGACACCGCCACCAAGGGCAGGTTCGACCTCGTGATGATGGGCTCGCACGGCCACGGCACGCTGAAGAACCTGGTGCTCGGCTCGGTGGCCACCAAGGTGCTGGCGCAGTGCAGCACGCCGGTGCTGCTGATCCGCTGA
- a CDS encoding YggS family pyridoxal phosphate-dependent enzyme, producing the protein MESIGSRLQAVKDRIAAACESAGRDAKYVTLLAVSKTFGPERVREAHSAGQVAFGENYVQEALVKMGALADLRARLEWHFIGPLQSNKTRPVAELFDWVHSVERFKIAQRLAEQRPAGLPPLNLCLQVNVSGEASKSGVPPDDLPALAAAVAALPPARVRLVGLMSIPEPTSDAAAQRAAHRRLRALRDALRERGLDLPTLSMGMSTDLEAAIAEGSTLVRVGTAIFGAR; encoded by the coding sequence ATGGAGAGCATCGGAAGCCGACTGCAAGCCGTGAAGGATCGCATCGCCGCTGCCTGCGAGAGCGCGGGCCGCGATGCCAAATACGTCACGTTGTTGGCCGTGAGCAAGACCTTCGGCCCCGAAAGGGTGCGCGAGGCGCATTCGGCCGGCCAGGTGGCCTTCGGCGAGAACTACGTGCAGGAGGCCCTGGTCAAGATGGGCGCGCTGGCCGACCTGAGGGCCCGGCTGGAGTGGCACTTCATCGGCCCGCTGCAGAGCAACAAGACGCGCCCGGTGGCCGAGCTCTTCGACTGGGTGCACTCGGTAGAACGCTTCAAGATCGCGCAGCGCCTGGCGGAGCAGCGGCCGGCGGGGCTGCCGCCGCTGAACCTGTGTCTGCAAGTGAACGTCAGCGGCGAAGCCAGCAAGAGCGGTGTCCCACCCGACGATCTGCCTGCCCTGGCCGCTGCGGTCGCGGCGTTGCCGCCTGCCCGGGTGCGCTTGGTGGGGCTGATGAGCATCCCCGAGCCCACGTCCGATGCCGCGGCGCAGCGTGCGGCGCACCGCCGGCTGCGCGCGCTGCGCGACGCGCTGCGCGAGCGCGGTCTGGATCTGCCGACCTTGAGCATGGGCATGAGTACCGACCTGGAGGCCGCCATCGCCGAGGGCAGCACGCTCGTGCGGGTCGGCACGGCGATCTTCGGCGCACGCTGA
- a CDS encoding DMT family transporter — MAVLWGASWPAGRVLAQALPPLTGGAWRFALALLLFALWWRLARRGWAPLAALSRRQWLGLAAAGGVGVFGYTAFFMWGLQHVPASRAALIVTVNPVFTTLIAAWLFGERLNARIGLGMALAVLGATTVLTKGEPWRLFDGALGLGEWLLLGCVACWVGYTLMGRRLLAGIDTLTTTTVTATAGTALLFGAAFVVEGPAGLAAPLQASAAVWAAMLFLAAGATVLAYAWYFDGVAALGAGGAAAYISLVPVFGVASSTLLLDEPLQASLLVGGALAVAGMVVMNRARR; from the coding sequence ATGGCGGTGCTGTGGGGTGCCTCGTGGCCGGCCGGGCGCGTGCTGGCACAGGCGCTGCCGCCACTGACCGGCGGGGCCTGGCGTTTCGCGCTGGCGCTGCTGTTGTTTGCGTTGTGGTGGCGGCTGGCGCGGCGCGGCTGGGCACCGCTGGCGGCGTTGTCGCGCCGACAGTGGCTGGGCCTGGCCGCCGCCGGCGGTGTGGGCGTGTTCGGCTACACCGCCTTTTTCATGTGGGGCCTGCAGCACGTGCCGGCCAGCCGCGCGGCGCTGATCGTCACGGTCAACCCGGTGTTCACGACGCTGATCGCGGCGTGGTTGTTCGGCGAGCGCTTGAACGCCCGCATCGGCCTGGGCATGGCGCTGGCCGTGCTCGGTGCGACCACGGTGCTCACGAAGGGCGAGCCCTGGCGGCTGTTCGACGGGGCGCTCGGCCTGGGTGAGTGGCTGCTGCTGGGCTGCGTAGCCTGCTGGGTGGGCTACACGCTGATGGGCCGGCGGCTGCTCGCCGGCATCGACACGCTCACCACCACCACCGTCACCGCCACGGCAGGCACGGCGCTGCTGTTTGGTGCCGCGTTCGTGGTCGAGGGCCCGGCCGGGCTGGCGGCGCCCCTGCAGGCATCGGCAGCGGTGTGGGCAGCGATGCTGTTCCTGGCGGCCGGGGCCACGGTGCTGGCCTACGCCTGGTACTTCGATGGCGTGGCCGCATTGGGCGCGGGCGGTGCCGCGGCCTACATCAGCCTGGTGCCGGTGTTCGGCGTCGCCAGTTCCACCCTGCTGCTGGACGAGCCGCTGCAGGCCTCGCTGCTGGTGGGCGGCGCACTGGCGGTGGCCGGCATGGTGGTGATGAACCGCGCACGGCGCTGA
- a CDS encoding DUF502 domain-containing protein gives MTRATRHLLRLFVTGLLAALPLAATVAVFAWAISLLLQWVGPRSAFGELLGGIGLGVTGSEIVGYAVGVGIIIGAILLLGLLVELGLQRGMASVVDAVVRRIPLVRNVYDLVQRFVSLLSQRDEDGAGAMQPVWVSFGGRATPGCVVLALQTTAEPVRVDGRRCLPVMVPTAPVPVGGGLMFVPEEWVVRAELSVEAVTALYVSMGVTAPQHLPAAPERGSIAP, from the coding sequence GTGACGCGCGCCACGCGTCATCTGCTGCGCCTCTTCGTCACGGGGTTGCTGGCGGCGCTGCCGCTGGCCGCCACGGTGGCGGTGTTCGCCTGGGCCATCAGCCTGCTGCTGCAGTGGGTGGGGCCGCGCAGCGCCTTCGGCGAGTTGCTCGGCGGCATTGGCCTGGGCGTCACGGGCTCCGAGATCGTCGGCTATGCCGTCGGGGTGGGCATCATCATCGGCGCCATCCTGCTGCTGGGCCTGCTCGTGGAGCTGGGCTTGCAGCGCGGCATGGCCAGCGTCGTCGACGCGGTGGTCCGGCGCATCCCGCTGGTGCGCAACGTCTACGACCTCGTGCAGCGTTTCGTGTCGCTGCTGTCGCAGCGCGACGAGGACGGCGCGGGCGCCATGCAGCCCGTGTGGGTGAGCTTCGGCGGCCGCGCCACACCGGGCTGCGTGGTGCTGGCGCTGCAGACCACGGCCGAGCCGGTGCGCGTGGACGGCCGTCGCTGCCTGCCGGTGATGGTGCCGACGGCGCCCGTGCCGGTTGGGGGCGGACTGATGTTCGTGCCCGAGGAGTGGGTGGTGCGGGCCGAGCTCAGCGTCGAGGCCGTGACGGCGCTGTACGTCAGCATGGGCGTGACGGCACCGCAGCACCTGCCGGCGGCGCCGGAGCGTGGCAGCATCGCGCCATGA
- a CDS encoding YraN family protein: MAGKTAAALRGEEGEGRALQWLQQQGLVLVQRHYRVARGPGARAGEIDLVMRERDGTLVFVEVRARAGTGHGGAAASVDAAKQRSLVYAARHFLARLPGLPPCRFDVVAIDGERLQWLKGAFDAG, translated from the coding sequence ATGGCGGGCAAGACGGCGGCCGCGTTGCGCGGCGAAGAAGGCGAGGGCCGTGCGCTGCAATGGCTGCAGCAGCAGGGCCTCGTGCTCGTGCAGCGTCATTATCGAGTGGCGCGCGGCCCCGGCGCGCGGGCCGGTGAGATCGACCTCGTGATGCGCGAGCGCGACGGCACGCTGGTGTTCGTGGAGGTGCGCGCCCGTGCCGGCACCGGCCACGGCGGCGCGGCCGCCAGCGTGGACGCGGCCAAGCAGCGCAGCCTGGTGTACGCGGCACGGCACTTCCTGGCGCGGCTGCCGGGCCTGCCGCCCTGCCGCTTCGACGTGGTGGCCATCGACGGCGAGCGGCTGCAGTGGCTGAAGGGGGCCTTCGACGCCGGCTGA
- a CDS encoding type IV pilus twitching motility protein PilT, with the protein MDITQLLAFAVKNMASDLHLSAGLPPMIRVHGDVRRINVEPLEHQQVHAMVYDIMNDAQRKHYEGTLECDFSFEIQGLARFRVNAFNQNRGAGAVFRSIPSKILTLEELGTPKVFAELALRPRGLVLVTGPTGSGKSTTLAAMVNHLNEHRYGHVLTVEDPIEFVHESKKCLVNQRELGPHTLSFGNALRSALREDPDVILVGELRDLETIRLALTAAETGHLVFGTLHTSSAAKTVDRIVDVFPVAEKEMVRSMLSESLVAVISQALCKLKDDSGRVAAHEIMLGTSAIKNLIRENKIAQMYSAIQTGQNLGMQTLDQNLADLVRRNLISPAEARSKAKIPENFPG; encoded by the coding sequence ATGGACATCACCCAGTTGCTGGCCTTTGCCGTCAAGAACATGGCCTCGGACTTGCACTTGTCGGCCGGGCTGCCGCCGATGATCCGCGTGCACGGCGACGTGCGCCGCATCAACGTGGAGCCGCTGGAGCACCAGCAGGTCCATGCGATGGTCTACGACATCATGAACGATGCCCAGCGCAAGCACTACGAGGGCACGCTGGAGTGCGACTTCTCTTTCGAGATCCAGGGCCTGGCGCGCTTCCGCGTCAACGCCTTCAACCAGAACCGCGGCGCCGGCGCGGTGTTCCGCAGCATCCCGAGCAAGATCCTCACGCTCGAGGAACTGGGCACACCCAAGGTTTTTGCCGAGCTGGCGCTCAGGCCGCGCGGGCTGGTGCTCGTCACCGGTCCCACCGGCTCGGGCAAGAGCACCACGCTGGCGGCCATGGTGAACCACCTCAACGAGCACCGGTACGGGCACGTGCTCACGGTGGAAGACCCGATCGAGTTCGTGCACGAGAGCAAGAAGTGCCTCGTCAATCAGCGCGAGCTGGGTCCGCACACGCTGAGCTTCGGCAACGCGCTGCGCAGTGCGCTGCGCGAGGACCCCGACGTCATCCTCGTGGGTGAGTTGCGCGACCTCGAAACCATCCGCCTGGCGCTCACGGCTGCGGAGACCGGCCACCTGGTGTTCGGCACGCTGCACACCAGCAGCGCCGCCAAGACCGTCGACCGCATCGTCGACGTGTTCCCGGTGGCCGAGAAGGAGATGGTGCGTTCGATGCTGTCCGAGTCGCTCGTGGCGGTGATCTCGCAGGCGCTGTGCAAGCTCAAGGACGACTCGGGCCGGGTCGCGGCGCACGAGATCATGCTGGGCACGAGCGCCATCAAGAACCTGATCCGCGAGAACAAGATCGCCCAGATGTACAGCGCCATCCAGACCGGCCAGAACCTGGGGATGCAGACGCTGGACCAGAATCTGGCCGACCTCGTGCGCCGCAACCTCATCAGCCCGGCCGAAGCGCGCAGCAAAGCCAAGATCCCCGAAAACTTCCCAGGATGA
- a CDS encoding NAD(P)-dependent oxidoreductase produces the protein MNQPASAASRRVAFLGLGVMGHPMAGHLVRAGHDVTVYNRTAARSEAWVAEHGGAHAPTPREAAAGADLVCACVGNDDDLKSVTLGPDGAFAGMQPGAVFVDHTTASAEVARVLHAEARARGLHFIDAPVSGGQAGAVNGVLTVMCGGDAEPFASARPVVMAYARACTLLGASGSGQLAKMVNQVCIAGLVQGLAEALAFGQRAGLDMPAVLDVIGKGAAQSWQMDHRGKTMLEGRFDFGFAVDWMRKDLGLVLDEARRNGAQLPVTALVDQFYAEIQAHGGQRWDTSSLIARLKPA, from the coding sequence ATGAACCAACCCGCCAGCGCTGCCTCCCGCCGCGTCGCCTTCCTGGGCCTGGGTGTCATGGGCCATCCGATGGCCGGACACCTGGTCAGGGCCGGCCATGACGTCACCGTCTACAACCGCACCGCCGCCCGGTCGGAGGCCTGGGTCGCCGAACACGGCGGCGCCCACGCACCGACCCCGCGCGAGGCCGCGGCCGGCGCCGACCTCGTCTGCGCCTGCGTGGGCAACGACGACGACCTCAAGAGCGTGACCCTGGGGCCCGACGGCGCCTTCGCCGGCATGCAACCGGGTGCGGTCTTCGTCGACCACACCACGGCCTCGGCCGAGGTGGCGCGGGTGCTGCACGCCGAAGCCCGCGCGCGCGGCCTGCACTTCATCGACGCCCCCGTCTCGGGCGGCCAGGCCGGCGCCGTCAACGGCGTGCTCACGGTCATGTGCGGCGGCGACGCCGAGCCCTTTGCATCCGCGCGGCCGGTGGTCATGGCCTACGCGAGGGCCTGCACGCTGCTGGGCGCCAGCGGTTCGGGGCAGCTGGCGAAGATGGTCAACCAGGTCTGCATCGCCGGACTCGTGCAGGGCCTGGCCGAGGCGCTGGCCTTCGGGCAGCGAGCCGGGCTGGACATGCCCGCCGTGCTCGACGTCATCGGCAAGGGCGCAGCCCAGAGCTGGCAGATGGACCACCGCGGCAAGACCATGCTCGAGGGCCGCTTCGACTTCGGCTTCGCGGTGGACTGGATGCGCAAGGACCTCGGGCTCGTGCTCGACGAAGCCCGGCGCAACGGCGCGCAGCTTCCGGTGACGGCGCTGGTGGACCAGTTCTACGCCGAGATTCAGGCCCACGGCGGGCAGCGCTGGGACACCTCCAGCCTGATCGCGCGGCTCAAGCCGGCCTGA
- a CDS encoding BON domain-containing protein encodes MSGCAPLLLGGAVVGGGLVATDRRTAGIQLEDQGIEFRAAARVRELATLGQISVNSYNRAVLITGEVPSAAERTRVEEAVARVENVRGVVNELVVAGNSSLSSRSADTVLATKVKATLMDAKDLQSNAFRVVVERRVVFLMGRVTPREAERGAELASRVGGVERVVKVFEIVPEAELAAQGVPAGPATGR; translated from the coding sequence ATGTCGGGCTGCGCGCCGCTGCTCCTGGGCGGTGCCGTGGTGGGCGGCGGACTGGTGGCCACCGACCGCCGCACCGCCGGCATCCAGCTCGAGGACCAGGGCATCGAGTTCCGCGCCGCGGCCCGCGTGCGCGAACTCGCCACCCTCGGGCAGATCAGCGTGAACAGCTACAACCGCGCCGTGCTCATCACTGGCGAGGTGCCCAGCGCGGCGGAGCGCACGCGCGTCGAAGAAGCGGTGGCCCGGGTCGAGAACGTGCGGGGTGTCGTCAACGAACTGGTCGTCGCGGGCAACAGCTCGCTGTCGTCGCGCTCGGCCGACACGGTGCTGGCCACCAAGGTCAAGGCCACGCTGATGGATGCCAAGGACCTGCAGTCCAACGCGTTCCGCGTGGTGGTGGAGCGCCGCGTGGTCTTCCTGATGGGCCGCGTCACCCCGCGCGAGGCCGAGCGCGGCGCGGAACTGGCCAGCCGCGTCGGCGGCGTGGAGCGGGTGGTCAAGGTGTTCGAGATCGTGCCCGAAGCCGAGCTGGCTGCCCAGGGCGTGCCGGCGGGGCCGGCCACCGGCCGCTGA
- a CDS encoding metallophosphoesterase — MKLQLLSDLHLETESFEPEPAPGAELLVLAGDIDSTWAGYRRFRGWPVPVVVVAGNHEFDGRDVDEALRDFRRMTDSLGFVFLECGEHRHTAADGTRVRVLGTTRWSDFGLFGAAGRERAERAAAYFQRVMKATRHGRPFDAASVRDEGQRCRAWLEQALARPAAPGERTVVVTHFAPSLKSADPRYGTQPGTASFCNADDDLIERADLWLHGHLHCRHDYAVPRAGRRPGRVLSQARGLAKKGEDAGFEPLKTISV; from the coding sequence GTGAAGCTGCAGCTGCTGTCGGACCTCCACCTCGAGACCGAATCCTTCGAGCCCGAGCCCGCACCGGGCGCCGAGTTGCTGGTGCTGGCCGGCGACATCGACAGCACCTGGGCCGGCTACCGGCGCTTTCGCGGCTGGCCGGTGCCGGTGGTGGTGGTGGCCGGCAACCACGAGTTCGACGGCCGCGACGTCGACGAGGCGCTGCGTGACTTCCGCCGAATGACCGACAGCCTGGGCTTCGTCTTCCTGGAGTGTGGCGAGCACCGCCACACGGCCGCCGACGGCACGCGGGTGCGCGTCCTGGGCACGACGCGCTGGAGCGACTTCGGCCTCTTCGGCGCCGCCGGCCGCGAGCGCGCCGAGCGTGCCGCGGCCTACTTCCAGCGCGTGATGAAGGCCACGCGCCACGGCCGCCCCTTCGACGCCGCCTCCGTGCGCGACGAAGGCCAGCGTTGCCGCGCCTGGCTGGAACAGGCCTTGGCACGCCCTGCAGCGCCGGGCGAGCGCACGGTCGTGGTCACGCACTTCGCGCCCAGCCTGAAAAGCGCCGACCCGCGCTACGGCACGCAGCCCGGCACCGCCAGCTTCTGCAATGCCGACGACGACTTGATCGAGCGCGCCGACCTCTGGCTGCACGGCCATCTGCACTGCCGCCACGACTACGCCGTGCCGCGCGCGGGCCGCCGCCCGGGCCGCGTGCTGAGCCAGGCCCGCGGTCTGGCCAAAAAGGGCGAGGACGCGGGCTTCGAGCCGCTCAAGACAATCTCCGTCTGA
- a CDS encoding DUF2332 family protein, which produces MSDAAATRLLAAFDQQVGWCRQGASPFSARVLAQSRRWLEREPAALALLSAVDADPLAAAVSLRWLGALHHLALLGREPWAALWPPAEPPENDALTEAIAHAWRSERAHLHAALARPPQTNEVMRSAALLPGLLHLAQALRRPLHLAEIGASAGLNLWADGYRHEPVCQPVCEPVSEPVSEPVSEPAHTPWAWGDAAAALTLRAIWRGPAPPVDAPLAVARRAGCDAAPVDLAQAGEDLRLASFVWADQAERMARLRAAVAVVRPRLTAAGAVQTRCAADFVREQIARRRDGEAFVLMHSVVWQYIGAAEQADICAQMQAAGAGATTASPVAWLRFEPTQPQLQVSLRCTTWPGGHDTLLAEAHPHGAWVHWRALGPVAASPA; this is translated from the coding sequence GTGAGCGACGCCGCCGCGACGCGCCTGCTCGCCGCCTTCGACCAGCAGGTCGGGTGGTGCAGACAAGGCGCGTCGCCTTTTTCGGCGCGCGTGCTGGCACAGTCGCGGCGCTGGCTCGAGCGCGAGCCCGCGGCGCTGGCGCTGCTGTCGGCGGTGGATGCCGATCCGCTGGCCGCCGCGGTGTCGCTGCGCTGGCTGGGGGCGTTGCACCACCTGGCCTTGCTCGGGCGTGAGCCCTGGGCGGCGCTGTGGCCGCCGGCCGAGCCGCCGGAAAACGACGCGCTCACCGAGGCCATCGCCCACGCCTGGCGCAGCGAACGCGCCCACCTGCACGCCGCCTTGGCGCGCCCGCCGCAAACCAACGAGGTGATGCGCAGCGCCGCGCTGCTGCCCGGGCTGCTGCACCTGGCGCAGGCGCTGCGTCGGCCGCTGCACCTGGCCGAGATCGGCGCCTCGGCCGGCCTCAACCTGTGGGCCGACGGCTACCGCCACGAACCCGTCTGCCAACCCGTCTGCGAACCCGTCAGCGAACCCGTCAGCGAGCCCGTCAGCGAGCCGGCCCACACGCCCTGGGCCTGGGGCGACGCCGCGGCGGCGCTGACGCTGCGCGCCATCTGGCGGGGACCAGCCCCGCCCGTCGATGCGCCGCTCGCGGTGGCCCGCCGCGCCGGCTGCGATGCCGCGCCGGTGGATCTTGCGCAAGCGGGCGAAGACCTGCGCCTGGCCTCCTTCGTCTGGGCCGACCAGGCCGAGCGCATGGCGCGCCTGCGCGCCGCCGTGGCCGTGGTACGGCCGCGCCTGACCGCCGCAGGCGCCGTGCAGACGCGGTGCGCCGCCGACTTCGTGCGCGAGCAGATCGCGCGGCGCCGCGACGGCGAGGCCTTCGTGCTGATGCACTCGGTGGTCTGGCAGTACATCGGCGCGGCCGAGCAGGCCGACATCTGTGCGCAGATGCAGGCCGCCGGGGCCGGGGCCACGACCGCGTCGCCCGTGGCCTGGCTGCGCTTCGAGCCCACGCAGCCCCAGCTGCAGGTGTCGCTGCGCTGCACCACCTGGCCCGGCGGGCACGACACGCTCCTGGCCGAGGCCCACCCGCACGGCGCCTGGGTGCACTGGCGTGCCCTCGGGCCCGTGGCAGCATCCCCGGCGTGA
- a CDS encoding PilT/PilU family type 4a pilus ATPase gives MERDQASKFVNDLLRLMVSRGGSDLFLTVDFPPAIKVDGKVAKVSPQPLSGQHTLALARAVMNDRQTAEFERTRECNFAVSLQGLGRFRVNAFVQQGQVGLVFRTIPAAPPTIDGLGLPAVLKDVAMTQRGLVIFVGATGSGKSTSLAAIVDHRNENSHGHIITVEDPVEFVHPHKNCIVTQRELGIDTDSWEAALKNALRQAPDVILMGEIRDRESMEHAVAFAETGHLCLATLHANSANQALDRIINFFPDERRQQLLMDLSLNLKAMISQRLLPREAGRGRVAAVEILLNTPLVGKLIFKGETAEIKELMKRSRELGMQTFDQSLFDLYESRHIRYEDALRHADSVNDLRLQIKLQSARARSVDLAVGTEHLKVL, from the coding sequence ATGGAACGTGACCAGGCATCGAAGTTCGTGAACGATCTGCTGCGGCTGATGGTCAGCCGCGGCGGCTCCGATCTCTTCCTCACGGTCGACTTCCCACCGGCCATCAAGGTCGACGGCAAGGTCGCCAAGGTCAGCCCGCAGCCGCTGAGCGGCCAGCACACGCTGGCGCTGGCTCGCGCGGTCATGAACGACAGGCAAACGGCCGAGTTCGAGCGCACGCGGGAGTGCAACTTCGCCGTCAGCCTGCAGGGCTTGGGGCGCTTCCGCGTCAACGCCTTCGTGCAGCAGGGCCAGGTGGGCCTGGTGTTCCGCACGATCCCGGCCGCGCCGCCCACGATCGACGGCCTCGGCCTGCCAGCGGTCCTCAAGGACGTGGCAATGACCCAGCGCGGCCTGGTCATCTTCGTCGGTGCCACGGGCAGCGGCAAGAGCACCTCGCTGGCCGCCATCGTCGACCACCGCAACGAGAACAGCCACGGCCACATCATCACGGTCGAGGACCCGGTGGAGTTTGTGCACCCGCACAAGAACTGCATCGTCACGCAGCGCGAGCTCGGCATCGACACCGACAGCTGGGAGGCGGCGCTGAAGAACGCGCTGCGCCAGGCACCCGACGTCATCCTGATGGGTGAGATCCGCGACCGCGAGTCCATGGAGCACGCGGTCGCCTTCGCCGAGACGGGCCACCTGTGCCTGGCCACGCTGCATGCCAACAGCGCCAACCAGGCGCTCGACCGCATCATCAACTTCTTTCCGGATGAGCGGCGCCAGCAGCTGCTGATGGACCTGTCGCTCAACCTGAAGGCCATGATCAGCCAGCGCCTGTTGCCGCGCGAGGCCGGCCGCGGCCGCGTCGCGGCGGTCGAGATCCTGCTCAACACGCCGCTGGTGGGCAAGCTCATCTTCAAGGGCGAGACGGCCGAGATCAAGGAGCTCATGAAGCGCAGCCGAGAGCTCGGCATGCAGACTTTCGACCAGAGCCTCTTCGACCTCTACGAAAGCCGGCACATCCGCTACGAGGACGCGCTGCGCCATGCCGATTCGGTGAACGACCTGCGGCTGCAGATCAAGCTGCAGAGTGCGCGCGCGCGCAGCGTCGATCTCGCGGTCGGCACCGAACACCTGAAGGTCTTGTGA
- a CDS encoding SIS domain-containing protein: MLEQRIQQHIFDSADLQVRSAEVLARPVAEAAGALLAAITAGGKVLVAGSGAGAGLAPHLARLFTGRFERSRPPLAALALAAHPPQAAQELRALGLPGDVLLFIDDAERDGIAVITAAQAKDMTIVVLAGRSAQAFSELLAETDVLVPLPHERGARVTELQLLVLHCLCDAVDFQLMGDPES, encoded by the coding sequence ATGCTCGAGCAGCGCATCCAGCAGCACATCTTCGACAGCGCGGACCTTCAGGTCCGCTCGGCCGAGGTCCTGGCCCGCCCGGTGGCCGAGGCCGCGGGCGCTCTGCTGGCCGCGATCACCGCCGGTGGCAAGGTGCTGGTCGCCGGCAGCGGCGCCGGTGCCGGGCTGGCGCCCCATCTGGCGCGCTTGTTCACCGGCCGTTTCGAGCGCTCACGGCCGCCGCTGGCGGCGCTGGCGCTGGCCGCGCACCCGCCGCAGGCGGCGCAGGAGCTTCGTGCCCTGGGCCTGCCGGGCGACGTGCTGCTGTTCATCGACGACGCCGAGCGCGACGGCATCGCCGTCATCACCGCGGCTCAGGCCAAGGACATGACCATCGTCGTGCTGGCGGGCCGCAGCGCGCAGGCGTTCTCGGAACTTCTGGCCGAAACCGATGTCCTCGTGCCCTTGCCGCACGAGCGCGGCGCCCGCGTCACCGAATTGCAGCTGCTGGTGCTGCACTGCTTGTGCGACGCGGTCGATTTCCAGCTCATGGGAGACCCTGAATCGTGA